DNA sequence from the Streptomyces cinnabarinus genome:
CAGCTTCATCTTCGGTGGCGCATTCTCGCGGGACCTATCCGATCTTCTTCACGCGGCCTGCGACCCCATACCTCCTGGACCGGGCCCACGGCCAACCGGAAGTGCGGGTTCTCAGAATGCGGACTGAGTGGAAAATCCGCCAAAACGGCTGAGAGCCCCCTCGGCCGAAGCCCGCCCTCCACCACGTCATAACAAGAAAGTCACAAGGAAGCTCACGCCGATGCCCATCCGCACATACCGGGCTTAGAGTCACGGCCAGTCACCGCTCCATCGGGAGTTCGGTACCAGCGCGGCACCCGCCGCCCCTACCGGGGCGGGCGTGACTGCGGAAAGGACTGATTGTGCGACGTTCCTTGGTGATACTTACCTCCGTCCTCGCGACCGGAGCTCTGTCCCTCACCGCCTGCGGCTCCCGAGACGACAACGGCGGCGGCGACAGCAACGGCGGCGAGACCACGACGCTGACCATTGGTGTCGACGCTCCGCTCTCCGGTGAGAACTCCACCACCGGCCTCGGCATCCAGTACGGCGCCCAGATCGCTGTCGACGACGCGAACAAGAACAAGCTCGTCCCGGGCGTCACCTTCAAGCTGAAGGCGTTCGACGACAAGGCGCAGCCCGCCACCGGCCAGACCAACGCGACCGCGATCACCGGCGACAAGACCGCCGTCGGCGCCGTCGGCCCGCTGAACTCGGGCGTCGCCCAGACCATGCAGCAGGTCTTCGCCTCGGCCAAGATGGTCCAGATCTCCCCGTCCAACACCGCCCCGGAGCTGACCCAGGGCAAGGACTGGCAGACCGAGAAGAAGCGGCCGTTCGACACGTACTTCCGTACGGCCACCACCGACGAGCTCCAGGGCAGCTTCGCCGCCGACTACGCGCTCAACGGCCTCAAGAAGAAGAAGGCCTTCGTCGTCGACGACAAGCAGACGTACGGCGCCGGCCTGGCGAAGATCTTCAACGAGCAGTTCAAGAAGCTGGGTGGCTCGGTCGTCGAGACCGACCACGTCAACACCGGCGACAAGGACTTCGGCTCCCTGGTCACCAAGATCAAGAACTCCGGCGCTGACCTGCTCTACTACGGCGGCCAGTACGACGAGTCCGCGCTGCTCACCAAGCAGATGAAGGACGCCGGGGTGAAGATCCCGCTGTTCGGCGGCGACGGCATGTTCGCCTCCACCTACATCGAGGCCGGTGGCAAGGCCACCGAGGGTGACCTCGCCACCGCGATCGGCGTCCCCGCCGACACCCTGCCCGCCGCCAAGACCTTCATCGAGACCTACAAGGCCAAGGGCTACAAGGGCGACTACGGCGCCTACGGCGCGTACTCCTACGACGCCACCACCGCCATCATCAAGGCCGTGAAGGCCGCCGTGGACGCCAACGACGGCAAGGTCCCCAGCGACATCAACGAGCTCCGCGCCCAGGTCGTCGAGGGCGTTCAGAAGTCGGACTTCGAGGGCCTGTCCGGCAAGGTCGCCTTCGACGAGTACGGCGACACCACCAACAAGCAGCTCACCGTCTACCAGGTTGTCAAGGGTGAGTGGAAGGCCGTGAAGACCGGCACCGCCGACCTCGGCTGACCCAGGCAACGCATCAGCATCGCGGGCCGCGCGGGAGGGGACCCCGACCGCGCGGCCCGTTCTCACACCCAGACCCTGCACACGCTCAGTGCATAGAGACCCCTGCACGCGAATAGTGCACACGACATCCAGCGACATGGAGGCCATGCGGTGAACACCCTGCCGCAGCAGCTGGCCAACGGGCTGCTTCTAGGCTCGATGTACGGGCTGATCGCCATCGGCTACACGATGGTGTACGGCATCGTCCAGCTCATCAACTTCGCGCACGGCGAGATCTTCATGACCGGGGCCTTCGGCGCCTTCACGGTCTACTTCTACATCCTCCCCGACGGCACGGCGATGGCCGTAGCCGTCCCGCTGATGCTGATAGGCGGCGGCCTCGTGGCCGTGCTCATCGCCGTCGGCGCGGAACGGTTCGCCTATCGACCACTGCGCGGAGCACCACGACTGGCACCGCTCATCACCGCAATCGGCCTCTCCCTGGCTCTCCAGGAGGTCGTCCGCAACTTCTACCCCGGCGCCGACCGAGCCATCGCCTTCCCCGGCCTCGACGCCACCCACGAAATCGGCTCCATCACCATCAAGGACGCCGACATCTTCCTGATCCTGGCCGCCGTCATCTGCATGGCCGCCCTCGCCTTCTTCGTCCGCAAGTCCCGCACCGGCCGCGCCATGCAGGCCACCGCCCAGGACCCGGACACCGCCCAGCTCATGGGCATCGACACCAACCGGATCATCGTGATCGCCTTCGCGATCGGCGGCTTCTTCGCCGCGGTCGCCGCGGTCGCCTACGGCCTGAAGTACGGCAACATCGACTACCGCATGGGCTTCCTGATGGGCCTCAAGGCCTTCACCGCGGCCGTCCTCGGCGGCATCGGCAACATCTACGGCGCCATGCTCGGTGGTCTGGTCCTCGGCATCGCCGAGACCCTGGCCTCCGCGTACATCGACGAGATCCCCGGCATGCAGCAGCTCGGCGGCCAGAGCTGGGCCAACGTCTGGGCCTTCGGCCTCCTCATCCTCGTGCTCCTGGTCAGGCCACAGGGTCTGCTCGGCGAACGCGTCGCGGACAGGGCGTGATCACGTGACCGAGATCAACAAGACCACCACGGACACGGCGACCACGCCGGACGCCCCCGCCGCTCGCGGCCTGCTGTCCCTGCCGCTCGCCGCGGCCCGCGCCCTGCTGCTGGCCGGCGGTGTCGCCACCGCCGCCTCCGCCTTCCTCGCCTGGACCTGGACCGACGAGTTCCCCGGCGACCTCACCATCACCGGCTACCCCGGCGGCCTGCAGTGGCTGACCTTCGTCGCCGGACTGCTCACCACCCTGTTCGCGCTGGCGTCCTACGGCATCCGCGGCCTGGGCTGGCTGATGCCCGCCAAGAACAACGCGCCGCTGGTGCTCGTGGCACTCGGCGGCTTCGCCACCACCTGGTTCACCGTCATCTCCATCTGCGTGGAGCTCAACGGCATCGTGAACCTGGAGCCCGGCGGCTACATCGCGGCCATCGCCTCCCTGCTGCCCGTGCTCGGCGCCCTCGCCCTGCCCGAGCAGCTCGGCGACGGCCTCAAGGAGAACCTCAAGGCGTACGTCGCCAAGCCCGACCGGTTCCCCGCCCAGAAGAGCCTCGCCCCCTGGATCGAGCGGGCCATCATCACCGTCGTCACGGCGATCGGCCTGGCCGTCTTCACCTACGGCATCGACACCGAATACGGCGAGCTGTTCATCGGCTACCTGATCCTGATCACCTTCTCGCTGTGGGCCCTGCACACCGCGGGTCTGCTCGACGTGTTCTCCCGGATCGTCGCCCACAACCGCAGCTTCACGCTCGCTATGGGCTTCGCCGCGGCCATCGCATTCCCCTTCACCCAGACCGATGACCACTACGCCAACATCGGCGTGAACATCCTGATCTTCGGTACGGTCGCGCTCGGCCTGAACATCGTCGTCGGCCTCGCCGGCCTGCTGGACCTCGGCTACGTCGCCTTCCTCGGCGTCGGCGCCTACACCGCGGCCCTGGTCTCCGGCTCCGAGTTCTCCCGGTTCTCCGGCGTCCAGTTCCCCTTCTGGGCCGCTGCACTGACCGGCGCCGCCGCCTCCCTGCTCTTCGGTGTCCTCATCGGCGCCCCGACCCTGCGGCTGCGCGGCGACTACCTCGCCATCGTCACCCTGGGCTTCGGTGAGATCTTCCGGATCGCCGTGAACAACATGGACGGCGACTCCGGCCCCGACATCACCAACGGCCCCAACGGCATCCCGTCCATCCCGGACCTGAGCTTCTTCGGGTTCAACATGGGCGAGAGCCACGACATCGCCGGCTTCACCCTCGGCCGGTTCGCCAACTACTACCTGCTGATGGTCCTCATCATGGCCATCGTGGTCCTCGTCTACACCCGCGCCGCGGACTCCCGCATCGGCCGCTCCTGGATCGCCATCCGGGAGGACGAGACCGCCGCCACCGCCATGGGCATCAACGGCTTCCGCGTCAAGCTCGTCGCCTTCGCCCTCGGTGCCGCCCTCGCCGGCCTCGCCGGCACGGTCAGCGCGCACGTCACGTACTCCGTGGTGCCCACGCCCTACCAGTTCGCCGGCTCCACGCCGCCCAACTCGGCGTTCCTGCTGGCCGCCGTCGTCCTCGGCGGCATGGGCACGGTCGCGGGCCCGCTGCTCGGCGCGGCGCTGCTCTACCTGCTCCCGGAGAAGCTCAACTTCCTCCAGGACAAGTCGCTGCTGGCCTTCGGTATCGCACTGGTACTGCTGATGCGCTTCCGCCCGGAGGGCATCATCGCCAACCGCCGCCGTCAGCTCGAATTCCACGAGACCGGCCAACTCGACGTACCAGAACAAGCGACGCTGACCGACGAACCGGCCGTCACCAAGGCAGGGGCGTAACGAACCATGACGACACCTGTACTCGAAGCCCGCGGCGTCACCATGCGCTTCGGCGGCCTGACCGCCGTCCGCTCGGTCGACTTCACGGTGAACTCCGGCGAGATCGTCGGCCTGATCGGCCCCAACGGCGCCGGCAAGACGACCTTCTTCAACTGCCTGACGGGCCTGTACGTCCCCACCGAGGGCACGGTCTCCTACAAGGGCAAGGTGCTGCCGCCCAAGCCGCACCTGGTGACGCAGGCGGGCATCGCCCGTACGTTCCAGAACATCCGTCTGTTCGCCAACATGACGGTGCTGGAAAACGTCCTCGTCGGCCGGCACACCCGCACCAAGGAGGGCCTGTGGTCGGCGCTGCTGCGCGGACCCGGCTTCAAGAAGGCGGAGAAGGCCAGCGAGGAACGGGCCATGGAACTCCTGGAGTTCATCGGCCTCGACCACAAGCGGGACCACCTCGCCCGTAACCTCCCCTACGGCGAGCAGCGCAAGCTGGAGATCGCGCGCGCCCTCGCCTCCGACCCCGGCCTTCTGCTCCTGGACGAGCCGACGGCCGGCATGAACCCGCAGGAGACGCGGGCGACCGAGGAACTGGTCTTCGCCATCCGCGACCAGGGCATCGCCGTCCTCCTCATCGAGCACGACATGCGCTTCGTGTTCAATCTGAGCGACCGCGTCGCCGTCCTCGTCCAGGGCGAGAAGCTCGTCGAAGGCACCTCCGAGGTCGTCCAGGCCGACGAGCGCGTCATCGCCGCCTACCTCGGTGAGCCCTTCGAGGGCGCCCCCGGTGAGGCGGAGGCCGCCGAGGTCGCCGCCGCCGAGGCCGGGGCCGGGGCCGAGGCGGCCTCGGACACCGAGGAGCGGAGCACCACCAGCACCAAGGGAGAAGCCCAGTGACCGCACTGCTAGAGGTCGAGGACCTCCGGGTCGCCTACGGCAAGATCGAGGCCGTCAAGGGCATCTCCTTCAGCGTGGAGGCGGGCCAGGTCGTCACCCTGATCGGCACCAACGGCGCCGGCAAGACCACCACCCTGCGCACCCTGTCGGGGCTGCTCAAGCCCTCCTCCGGGAAGATCCTCTTCGACGGCAAGCCGCTCACCGGCATCGCCGCCCACAAGATCGTCGCGCTGGGCCTGGCCCACTCCCCCGAGGGCCGGCACATCTTCCCCCGGCTGACCATCTTCGAGAACCTCCAGCTCGGCGCCTTCCTCCGGAAGGACAAGGAGGGCATCGAGAAGGACATCCAGAAGGCGTACGACCTGTTCCCCATCCTCGGGGAACGCCGCAACCAGGCGGCGGGCACCCTCTCCGGCGGTGAGCAGCAGATGCTGGCAATGGGCCGCGCCCTGATGTCCCAGCCGAAGCTGCTGATGCTCGACGAGCCCTCCATGGGCCTGTCGCCGATCATGATGCAGAAGATCATGGCGACGATCGCCGAGCTGAAGTCGCAGGGCACCACGATCCTGCTGGTCGAGCAGAACGCCCAGGCGGCGCTCTCGCTCGCCGACCAGGGTCACGTCATGGAGGTCGGCAACATCGTCCTGTCCGGCACCGGCCAGGACCTCCTCCACGACGAGTCGGTCCGCAAGGCCTACCTCGGCGAGGACTGATTCAGTTACGGCAAAGGCCCGCACTCCCCTTGCCGGGGGGTGCGGGCCTTCGCTCTGTCTGCGCGCCGCGAGCCTCAGTCCTTGGCGGCCTTCTTCTCCTCGGCGTCCTGAATGACAGCCTCGGCGACCTGCTGCATCGACATCCGCCGGTCCATCGAGGTCTTCTGGATCCACCGGAAAGCGGCAGGCTCGCTCAGCCCGTACTCGGTCTGCAGAACCGACTTCGCCCGGTCGACGAGCTTCCGAGTCTCCAGTCGCTGGGTGAGGTCGGCGACCTCCTTCTCCAGCTCCCGCAGCTCGGTGAACCGCGAGACGGCCATCTCGATGGCCGGCACGACATCACTCTTACTGAACGGCTTGACGAGGTAGGCCATCGCGCCGGCGTCCCGGGCCCGCTCGACGAGGTCGCGCTGCGAGAAGGCGGTGAGCATGAGCACCGGCGCGATGCTCTCCTCGGCGATCTTCTCGGCGGCGGAGATGCCGTCCAGTTTGGGCATCTTCACGTCAAGAATGACGAGGTCGGGCCGATGCTCGCGGGCGAGCTCGATGGCCTGCTCCCCGTCACCGGCCTCACCGACAACCGAGTACCCCTCTTCCTCAAGCATCTCTTTGAGGTCGAGCCGGATCAAAGCCTCGTCCTCGGCAATGACGACACGGGTCGTCAGCGGAGGCACGTGCGACTTGTCGTCGTCGGGCGCGTCTACGGGCTGGGGCGACTCGGGGGCGGTCACGGGGGCTCCTCGTTCAGGGGCAGGGGTGCTGCTGACAAGAGCCTACCCAGCTGCGATAAGGTGAGGGCACGGCGGGTGACCGTCGACCTTCATATTGAAGGTGGGCCCCGGTAGCCCAGCGGTAGAGGCCATGGATTCAAAACCCATACAGCGTCGGTTCGAATCCGACTCGGGGCACTTTTCCTTGGATTCCAAGGAATTCATCAGCAAGCGGATGTTCTCATTCTCGTGAACATCCGCTTTTTGGTGCGTGTCGCCTCGATCACTCCCCCAGGGTGTCCGTATGTACGACCTCGGCACACGCAAGCAAGCTCTGGCCTTGGTGGCGGAGGGACGCAGTCTCAACTCCGTCAGCAAGAAGACCGGCATATCCCGCGCCGCCATCCGCTCATGGCAAACGCGCATCGATCCGCTGCCCCGTATCCAGCAGACCCGTTGCTCTCTTTGCGGCCCAGCGGCGAAGCCGCCATCGGACAAGGCGTCGTACAGCTACCTGCTCGGTCTGTACCTGGGCGACGGCTGCATCAGCCCAGGCATGAAGACGGGTTACTTCCTCCGCGTCGCCTGCGCCGACTCATGGCCCGGTCTCATCGAAGCGTGTGCCGCGGCAGTCGAAGCGATCAATCCCAGTCGGAAGGCATACCGAGTCCAGGCTGTCGGATACACCTCCGTGGTCGGCTACAGCGGGCACTGGCCCTGCCTCTTCCCCCAGCACGGCCCCGGCAAGAAGCACGAGCGCCGCATCACCCTCGAACCCTGGCAGCAGCAAATCGTCGACGCCCACCCCTGGGAGTTCATCCGCGGCCTCATCCACTCGGACGGCTGCCGCGTCACCAACTGGACGGCCCGGATGGTCTCCGGTGAGCGCAAGCGCTACGAGTACCCGCGGTACTTCTTCACCAACAAGTCCGAAGACATCCGGGCGCTGTACACCGACACCCTCGACAAGCTCGGCGTCGAGTGGGCCGTCTACGCCCGCAACGGCAACGCGTTCAACATCTCCGTCGCCAGGAAGGCCTCCGTAGCCCTCATGGACACCCACGTAGGCCCCAAGTACTGACACCGAAAGGGCCCCTCCTCAAGAGGGGCCCTCTGGTTGCTACTTGGGGCTGTCGTCCTCGCCGATGTGGTGGACGCGGACCATGTTGGTCGAGCCCGAGACGCCGGGAGGTGAGCCGGCTGTGATGACGACCGTGTCGCCCTTTTGGCAGCGGCCGTATTTCAGGAGGAGTTCGTCGACCTGGTCGACCATCGCGTCCGTGGAGTCCACATGCGGGCCCAGGAACGTTTCGACACCCCACGTCAGGTTCAGTTGTGAGCGGGTGGCCGGTTCGGGGGTGAAGGCCAGCAGGGGGATCGGGGAGCGGTAGCGGGAGAGGCGGCGGGCCGTGTCGCCGGACTGGGTGAAGGCGACCAGGAACTTGGCGCCCAGGAAGTCGCCCATTTCCGCGGCGGCGCGGGCCACCGCTCCGCCTTGGGTGCGGGGCTTGTTGCGTTCCGTCAGGGGTGGGAGGCCCTTGGCCAGGAGGTCCTCTTCGGCCGCCTCGACGATCTTCGCCATCGTGCGGACCGTTTCGATGGCGTACTTGCCGACGCTTGTCTCGCCGGACAGCATCACCGCGTCCGTGCCGTCGATGACCGCGTTGGCGACGTCCGAAGCCTCGGCGCGCGTCGGGCGGGCGTTGTCGATCATTGAGTCGAGCATCTGGGTTGCCACGATGACCGGCTTCGCGTTGCGCTTGGCGAGTTTGATGGCGCGCTTCTGGACGATCGGGACTTGTTCGAGGGGCATTTCGACGCCGAGGTCGCCGCGAGCGACCATGATGCCGTCGAAGGCGGCGACGATGTCGTCGATCGCCTCTACCGCTTGGGGTTTCTCCACCTTGGCGATGACGGGGAGTCGGCGGCCTTCCTCGTCCATGATGCGGTGGACGTCGTCGATGTCGCGGCCGCTGCGGACGAAGGAGAGGGCGATGACGTCGAAGCCGGTGCGCAGGGCCCAGCGGAGGTCTGCTTCGTCCTTGTCGGAGAGGGCGGGGACGGAGACGGCGACGCCGGGGAGGTTCAGGCCCTTGTGGTCGGAGATCATTCCGCCTTCGATCACCGTCGTCCGGACCCGGGGGCCGTCGACCGCAACGACTTCGAGGCAGACCTTGCCGTCGTCCACGAGGATGCGCTCGCCCGGAGTGACGTCCGCGGCAAGGCCGGCGTAAGTGGTGCCGCAGCTCTCGCGGTCGCCCTCCGCGCCCTCCTGCACGGTGATGGTGAAGGAGTCGCCGCGTTCAAGGAGTACGGGTCCTTCGGTGAAGCGGCCGAGGCGGATCTTCGGGCCTTGAAGGTCGGCGAGCAGGCCGACGCTGCGGCCGGTCTCGTCGGAGGCCTTGCGCACGCGCTGGTAGCGGTCCTCGTGGTCGGCGTGGCTGCCGTGGCTGAGGTTGAAGCGGGCCACGTCCATTCCGGCGTCGACCAGTGCCTTTATCTGGTCGTAGGAGTCGGTGGCGGGTCCCAGGGTGCAGACGATTTTTGCTCGGCGCATGTTTAGAGCCTAGGGCTTACCAGTGGGTAGCGAATTGGCCCGGCATGACTACTCAACAACCTTTGCGTGAAGGGCTATTGACAAGTGTTGAATTGTGCGGGAGGTCGCTCTGATGAGCGAAATGGTGAGCGGTTTTCGGAGCATTGCGCTACAGCTGTGGGGGTCGCATGGTGAATCGGGCGTTCACCTGGGCGTGGACGTGCTGGCGCTGGGGTTCGAGGTCGAGGGCGGTCACTGTGTCCTCGGCGGCTTCCGCGAAGGCGATGGAGCGCATGCGGCCGGCCGCCATCGGGTGGGGTCCGCCGTCCTCGGCGCCGATGTCGGCGATCTCCACCAGGGCGGCCAGTGAGGTGCCCAGCGCCTCGGCGTACTCGCGGGCCCGTTGGACCGCTTCGTGGACGGCGCGTTCGCGGGCCCGGCGGTGGGCGGGTGAGTCGGGGCGCAGGTCCCACCAGGGGCCGTCGACGCGGGTGAGGTCCAGGTCGGCGAGGCGGGTGGTGAGTTCGCCGAGGGCGGTGAAGTCGGTGAGTTCGGCGGTGAGATGGACGGTGCCGTGGTAGGTGTGCACGCGTTCACCGCGTCCGCGTTTGGTGAGTTCGGGGCGGACGGAGAAGGCGCCGGTCTCCAGTCGTTCGACGGCGTCGCCGTATGACTTGACCAGGTCGAGGGCGGTGGCGTTGCGTCGGGTGAGGTCGTCGAGGGCGGTGCGTCGGTCTTTGCCGCGGGAGGCGATGGTGATGCCGATGCGGCCGATCTCGGGGTCGACTTCGAGGTGGGCCTCGCCGCGGACGGCGATGCGTGGGGCGTCGGGGGTGCCGTAGGGGACGGCGGGCGTGGTCATACGCCCCACTGTGTCACCGGTTGGCGGGTTCTGGGCCCGTCGATTCACAGGTTCGGTCACCAGATCGCAACGTCTTGGACCTGTTGCCCGTCGCCATGTCCGGGTCAGAATCTACGCGCGTCAGTCTCGGCCGGTCCGGGATCTACGCGCGTCATGAACCATCCGGAGGAGAACCGAGAATGCCCCTGAACCGTCGGAAGTTCCTGAAGAAGTCGGCCGTGACCGGAGCGGGGGTCGCGCTGGCCGGTGCCGTGGCGACGCCGGCGGCCGAGGCCGCCGAGGTGAAGAAGGGCCCGAAGCCCGCCAAGCGGTATTCCCTGACGGTGATGGGCACCACCGATCTGCACGGCAACATCTTCAACTGGGACTACTTCAAGGACGCGGAGTACACCGACGCCAAGGGCAATGCGAAGGGCCTCGCCCGGGTCGCCACGCTGGTGGAGCAGGTCCGTGAGGAGAAGGGCCGCCGCAACACGCTGTTGATCGACGCCGGTGACACGATCCAGGGCACGCCGCTGACGTACTACTACGCCAAGGTCGACCCGATCACCGCGAAGGGC
Encoded proteins:
- the pyk gene encoding pyruvate kinase: MRRAKIVCTLGPATDSYDQIKALVDAGMDVARFNLSHGSHADHEDRYQRVRKASDETGRSVGLLADLQGPKIRLGRFTEGPVLLERGDSFTITVQEGAEGDRESCGTTYAGLAADVTPGERILVDDGKVCLEVVAVDGPRVRTTVIEGGMISDHKGLNLPGVAVSVPALSDKDEADLRWALRTGFDVIALSFVRSGRDIDDVHRIMDEEGRRLPVIAKVEKPQAVEAIDDIVAAFDGIMVARGDLGVEMPLEQVPIVQKRAIKLAKRNAKPVIVATQMLDSMIDNARPTRAEASDVANAVIDGTDAVMLSGETSVGKYAIETVRTMAKIVEAAEEDLLAKGLPPLTERNKPRTQGGAVARAAAEMGDFLGAKFLVAFTQSGDTARRLSRYRSPIPLLAFTPEPATRSQLNLTWGVETFLGPHVDSTDAMVDQVDELLLKYGRCQKGDTVVITAGSPPGVSGSTNMVRVHHIGEDDSPK
- a CDS encoding helix-turn-helix domain-containing protein, with translation MYDLGTRKQALALVAEGRSLNSVSKKTGISRAAIRSWQTRIDPLPRIQQTRCSLCGPAAKPPSDKASYSYLLGLYLGDGCISPGMKTGYFLRVACADSWPGLIEACAAAVEAINPSRKAYRVQAVGYTSVVGYSGHWPCLFPQHGPGKKHERRITLEPWQQQIVDAHPWEFIRGLIHSDGCRVTNWTARMVSGERKRYEYPRYFFTNKSEDIRALYTDTLDKLGVEWAVYARNGNAFNISVARKASVALMDTHVGPKY
- a CDS encoding branched-chain amino acid ABC transporter permease — encoded protein: MNTLPQQLANGLLLGSMYGLIAIGYTMVYGIVQLINFAHGEIFMTGAFGAFTVYFYILPDGTAMAVAVPLMLIGGGLVAVLIAVGAERFAYRPLRGAPRLAPLITAIGLSLALQEVVRNFYPGADRAIAFPGLDATHEIGSITIKDADIFLILAAVICMAALAFFVRKSRTGRAMQATAQDPDTAQLMGIDTNRIIVIAFAIGGFFAAVAAVAYGLKYGNIDYRMGFLMGLKAFTAAVLGGIGNIYGAMLGGLVLGIAETLASAYIDEIPGMQQLGGQSWANVWAFGLLILVLLVRPQGLLGERVADRA
- a CDS encoding ANTAR domain-containing response regulator, with product MTAPESPQPVDAPDDDKSHVPPLTTRVVIAEDEALIRLDLKEMLEEEGYSVVGEAGDGEQAIELAREHRPDLVILDVKMPKLDGISAAEKIAEESIAPVLMLTAFSQRDLVERARDAGAMAYLVKPFSKSDVVPAIEMAVSRFTELRELEKEVADLTQRLETRKLVDRAKSVLQTEYGLSEPAAFRWIQKTSMDRRMSMQQVAEAVIQDAEEKKAAKD
- a CDS encoding branched-chain amino acid ABC transporter substrate-binding protein, whose protein sequence is MVILTSVLATGALSLTACGSRDDNGGGDSNGGETTTLTIGVDAPLSGENSTTGLGIQYGAQIAVDDANKNKLVPGVTFKLKAFDDKAQPATGQTNATAITGDKTAVGAVGPLNSGVAQTMQQVFASAKMVQISPSNTAPELTQGKDWQTEKKRPFDTYFRTATTDELQGSFAADYALNGLKKKKAFVVDDKQTYGAGLAKIFNEQFKKLGGSVVETDHVNTGDKDFGSLVTKIKNSGADLLYYGGQYDESALLTKQMKDAGVKIPLFGGDGMFASTYIEAGGKATEGDLATAIGVPADTLPAAKTFIETYKAKGYKGDYGAYGAYSYDATTAIIKAVKAAVDANDGKVPSDINELRAQVVEGVQKSDFEGLSGKVAFDEYGDTTNKQLTVYQVVKGEWKAVKTGTADLG
- a CDS encoding SIMPL domain-containing protein, producing MTTPAVPYGTPDAPRIAVRGEAHLEVDPEIGRIGITIASRGKDRRTALDDLTRRNATALDLVKSYGDAVERLETGAFSVRPELTKRGRGERVHTYHGTVHLTAELTDFTALGELTTRLADLDLTRVDGPWWDLRPDSPAHRRARERAVHEAVQRAREYAEALGTSLAALVEIADIGAEDGGPHPMAAGRMRSIAFAEAAEDTVTALDLEPQRQHVHAQVNARFTMRPPQL
- a CDS encoding ABC transporter ATP-binding protein yields the protein MTTPVLEARGVTMRFGGLTAVRSVDFTVNSGEIVGLIGPNGAGKTTFFNCLTGLYVPTEGTVSYKGKVLPPKPHLVTQAGIARTFQNIRLFANMTVLENVLVGRHTRTKEGLWSALLRGPGFKKAEKASEERAMELLEFIGLDHKRDHLARNLPYGEQRKLEIARALASDPGLLLLDEPTAGMNPQETRATEELVFAIRDQGIAVLLIEHDMRFVFNLSDRVAVLVQGEKLVEGTSEVVQADERVIAAYLGEPFEGAPGEAEAAEVAAAEAGAGAEAASDTEERSTTSTKGEAQ
- a CDS encoding branched-chain amino acid ABC transporter permease, which translates into the protein MTEINKTTTDTATTPDAPAARGLLSLPLAAARALLLAGGVATAASAFLAWTWTDEFPGDLTITGYPGGLQWLTFVAGLLTTLFALASYGIRGLGWLMPAKNNAPLVLVALGGFATTWFTVISICVELNGIVNLEPGGYIAAIASLLPVLGALALPEQLGDGLKENLKAYVAKPDRFPAQKSLAPWIERAIITVVTAIGLAVFTYGIDTEYGELFIGYLILITFSLWALHTAGLLDVFSRIVAHNRSFTLAMGFAAAIAFPFTQTDDHYANIGVNILIFGTVALGLNIVVGLAGLLDLGYVAFLGVGAYTAALVSGSEFSRFSGVQFPFWAAALTGAAASLLFGVLIGAPTLRLRGDYLAIVTLGFGEIFRIAVNNMDGDSGPDITNGPNGIPSIPDLSFFGFNMGESHDIAGFTLGRFANYYLLMVLIMAIVVLVYTRAADSRIGRSWIAIREDETAATAMGINGFRVKLVAFALGAALAGLAGTVSAHVTYSVVPTPYQFAGSTPPNSAFLLAAVVLGGMGTVAGPLLGAALLYLLPEKLNFLQDKSLLAFGIALVLLMRFRPEGIIANRRRQLEFHETGQLDVPEQATLTDEPAVTKAGA
- a CDS encoding ABC transporter ATP-binding protein; this encodes MTALLEVEDLRVAYGKIEAVKGISFSVEAGQVVTLIGTNGAGKTTTLRTLSGLLKPSSGKILFDGKPLTGIAAHKIVALGLAHSPEGRHIFPRLTIFENLQLGAFLRKDKEGIEKDIQKAYDLFPILGERRNQAAGTLSGGEQQMLAMGRALMSQPKLLMLDEPSMGLSPIMMQKIMATIAELKSQGTTILLVEQNAQAALSLADQGHVMEVGNIVLSGTGQDLLHDESVRKAYLGED